The following proteins come from a genomic window of Ferrovibrio sp. MS7:
- a CDS encoding ABC transporter substrate-binding protein: MSNSKIKTGISRRRVLSATAGGAALAAFTPSLFNIARAQAGSIKIGFPTPLTGAFGAEAQDQVRAAEIAIKEFNDAGGFQGRMAELLVRDDKLNPGEAATRTLELIEKDKVNYIVGSLSAAVQLSINNVTKERGVIFNSISQSDAINEAKDWSKFTFHEALNPHMTAGAVGRYAFNKFGKKVVYLTADYAYGHEMVRGFETVGKAVGAQTLADIRHPIGAADYSAFLPRIQSLRPDILCICNFGRDQVNAVKQATEFGIKEKIKIIAPVLLYTARVAGGSESFEGVVGGTSYYWRLEDTVPTAKAFNDKFRAAHGGAVPSDYGALGYAGVRTVLTAVKNAGTTDTDKVIEAMRALKYDFYKGPQYYRGCDHQSVQSVLVIESKSKDMKDKNDVFNIVSIEQPAEANLRSCADLGHKA, translated from the coding sequence ATGAGCAACAGCAAGATCAAGACTGGCATCAGCCGCCGCCGCGTCCTCTCTGCCACGGCAGGCGGTGCGGCGCTCGCCGCTTTCACCCCCAGCCTGTTCAACATCGCCCGCGCCCAGGCCGGCAGCATCAAGATCGGCTTCCCCACCCCGCTCACCGGCGCCTTCGGTGCCGAGGCGCAGGACCAGGTGCGCGCCGCCGAAATCGCCATCAAGGAATTCAACGATGCCGGCGGCTTCCAGGGCCGCATGGCAGAACTGCTGGTGCGCGACGACAAGCTCAACCCGGGCGAGGCGGCCACCCGCACGCTCGAACTGATCGAGAAGGACAAGGTGAACTACATCGTCGGCTCGCTCTCGGCCGCCGTGCAGCTCTCGATCAATAATGTCACCAAGGAACGTGGCGTCATCTTCAACTCGATCAGCCAGTCGGATGCGATCAACGAGGCGAAGGACTGGAGCAAGTTCACCTTCCATGAGGCGTTGAACCCGCATATGACTGCCGGCGCTGTCGGCCGCTATGCCTTCAACAAGTTCGGTAAGAAGGTGGTCTATCTCACCGCCGATTATGCCTATGGCCATGAAATGGTGCGTGGCTTCGAAACCGTCGGCAAGGCGGTCGGCGCCCAGACGCTGGCCGATATCCGCCATCCGATCGGCGCTGCCGATTACTCGGCCTTCCTGCCGCGTATCCAGTCGCTGCGCCCGGATATCCTCTGTATCTGCAATTTCGGCCGCGATCAGGTCAATGCCGTGAAGCAGGCGACCGAGTTCGGTATCAAGGAGAAGATCAAGATCATCGCTCCGGTGCTGCTCTACACCGCCCGCGTTGCTGGCGGTTCGGAGAGCTTCGAGGGCGTGGTCGGCGGCACCTCCTATTACTGGCGCCTGGAAGACACCGTGCCGACCGCCAAGGCGTTCAATGACAAGTTCCGTGCGGCCCATGGCGGCGCGGTGCCGTCCGATTACGGCGCGCTCGGCTATGCCGGCGTGCGCACGGTGCTGACGGCGGTGAAGAATGCCGGCACCACCGATACCGACAAGGTGATCGAGGCGATGCGCGCCCTGAAGTATGACTTCTACAAGGGCCCGCAGTATTATCGCGGCTGCGACCATCAGTCGGTGCAGTCGGTTCTGGTCATCGAGTCCAAGAGCAAGGACATGAAGGACAAGAACGACGTGTTCAACATCGTGTCTATCGAGCAGCCGGCCGAAGCCAATCTGCGTTCCTGCGCCGATCTCGGCCACAAGGCTTAA
- a CDS encoding branched-chain amino acid ABC transporter permease: MGGLTLDLLLLQIVTGVALGSIFVLLAIGLSLIFGMLTVVNFAHGAFFMGGAYLGVFLYGLTKNFWVCLVLVPLGIGLLGLVVERFLVRPLYGRNIDDPLLLTFGLGYIFVETVRILFGLNGIPFSTPAGLRGAVDLGIGYFPLYRLFLIIATAVIVLGLWLFIEKTKYGLIIRAGARDPEIVRVLGIDVSKIWLLVFGLGTGIAGLSGILAAPLQAVTPEMGIPVLAEAFVVTVVGGMGSLVGAVVAGLLVGIVVAMTSLFAPEMAKVSIFALMALVLLVRPQGLFGRPGLMS, from the coding sequence ATGGGTGGTTTAACCCTCGATCTTTTGCTGTTGCAAATCGTCACCGGCGTGGCGCTCGGTTCCATTTTCGTCTTGCTGGCGATCGGCCTGTCGCTGATCTTCGGCATGCTCACGGTAGTGAATTTCGCCCATGGCGCCTTCTTCATGGGCGGCGCCTATCTCGGCGTCTTCCTCTATGGCCTGACCAAGAATTTCTGGGTCTGCCTGGTGCTGGTGCCGCTCGGTATCGGCCTGCTCGGCCTGGTAGTCGAGCGTTTCCTGGTGCGGCCGCTTTATGGCCGCAATATCGACGACCCGCTGCTGCTCACCTTCGGCCTCGGCTATATCTTCGTCGAGACCGTGCGCATTCTTTTCGGTCTGAATGGCATTCCGTTCAGCACACCAGCGGGCCTGCGCGGTGCGGTCGATCTCGGCATCGGCTATTTCCCGCTCTACCGCCTGTTCCTGATCATCGCGACGGCGGTGATCGTGCTGGGTCTGTGGCTGTTCATCGAAAAGACCAAATACGGCCTGATCATCCGTGCCGGTGCGCGCGATCCCGAAATCGTGCGCGTGCTTGGCATCGATGTGTCGAAAATCTGGTTGCTGGTCTTCGGCCTCGGCACCGGCATCGCCGGCCTGTCCGGCATCCTGGCGGCGCCCCTGCAGGCGGTGACGCCGGAAATGGGCATCCCGGTGCTGGCCGAAGCCTTCGTTGTCACCGTGGTCGGCGGCATGGGGTCGCTGGTCGGTGCCGTGGTGGCCGGTCTGCTGGTCGGCATTGTCGTTGCCATGACCTCGCTGTTCGCCCCGGAAATGGCGAAGGTCTCGATCTTCGCGCTGATGGCTTTGGTGCTGCTGGTGCGGCCCCAGGGCCTGTTCGGCCGCCCTGGCCTGATGAGCTGA
- a CDS encoding branched-chain amino acid ABC transporter permease, with the protein MASFAPLMQFGSRHRVALVAAFLLLFPWLMPYEALAVNILILGLYALGFNLLFGYTGLLSFGHAAFLGSGAYGCGIALVHFGVPWFGAILIGVLLSVFFAVLMGFLAIRTRGIYFAMVTLALSQCVYYIFYQAVGLTGGENGLRGINLAKIGILGFEVNFLNPTVKYYVVVVFVLAAVWVFSRILASPFGAVLEAIRENENRARACGYDVARTKFVAFVLSGAFCGLAGALKALHLSIVPIETLHYLTSGQVVMMALLGGMGTFFGPFVGAAAFLLLEDVLTTLTSHWQLVLGAVFVVFVLFLPKGIWGTFLALGRPR; encoded by the coding sequence ATGGCCTCGTTCGCTCCGCTCATGCAATTCGGCAGTCGCCACCGTGTCGCTCTGGTGGCTGCTTTCCTGCTGCTGTTCCCCTGGCTGATGCCCTATGAGGCATTGGCGGTGAACATCCTGATCCTCGGGCTCTATGCGCTCGGCTTCAACCTGCTGTTCGGCTATACCGGGCTGCTTTCCTTCGGCCATGCCGCCTTCCTCGGTTCCGGTGCCTATGGCTGCGGCATTGCCCTGGTGCATTTCGGCGTGCCGTGGTTCGGCGCCATTCTGATCGGCGTGCTGCTCTCGGTATTCTTCGCCGTGCTGATGGGCTTCCTCGCCATCCGCACCCGCGGCATCTACTTTGCCATGGTCACATTGGCACTGTCGCAATGCGTCTACTACATCTTCTATCAGGCCGTGGGCCTTACCGGCGGCGAGAATGGCCTGCGTGGCATCAATCTGGCCAAGATCGGTATTCTTGGTTTCGAGGTGAATTTCCTCAACCCGACGGTTAAGTATTACGTCGTGGTGGTTTTCGTGCTGGCGGCGGTGTGGGTGTTCTCGCGCATCCTGGCCTCGCCCTTTGGCGCCGTGCTGGAGGCGATCCGCGAGAACGAGAACCGGGCGCGCGCCTGTGGCTATGACGTGGCGCGCACCAAGTTCGTTGCCTTCGTGCTCTCGGGTGCCTTCTGCGGCCTCGCCGGGGCGCTGAAGGCGCTGCACCTCTCCATCGTGCCGATCGAGACGCTGCATTATCTCACCTCGGGCCAGGTGGTGATGATGGCCCTGCTCGGCGGCATGGGCACTTTCTTCGGGCCGTTCGTGGGGGCGGCCGCGTTTCTGCTTTTGGAAGATGTGCTCACCACGCTGACCTCGCATTGGCAGCTTGTGCTCGGCGCGGTGTTCGTGGTCTTCGTGCTGTTCCTGCCCAAGGGCATCTGGGGTACTTTCCTGGCGCTGGGGAGGCCGCGATGA
- a CDS encoding ABC transporter ATP-binding protein — protein sequence MSDIILATQGVSKYFGKFLALNDVSVSFERGKLSAIIGPNGAGKSTYFNVLSGAFPPSQGTLTYDGRDITGLPQHEFARIGIAKSFQITNVFPKLTAFENVRVAVQASHVRFGLWRPRQAYEEVNQRAHELLSLVGLAQHADRPAQDMAHGEQRALEMGMALAAEPKLLLLDEPTAGMSPEETRTMMDLIQRLAGDRTVILVEHKMKLVMGICERIVVLHHGELLADGTPAEVQNNADVKRVYLGQGRSGGHAAA from the coding sequence ATGAGCGACATCATCCTCGCCACCCAGGGTGTCTCGAAATATTTCGGCAAATTCCTGGCGCTGAATGACGTGTCGGTATCCTTCGAGCGCGGCAAGCTTTCCGCCATCATCGGACCGAACGGCGCCGGCAAGAGCACATACTTCAATGTGCTCTCAGGCGCCTTCCCGCCGAGCCAGGGCACACTGACCTATGATGGCCGCGACATCACCGGGCTGCCGCAGCATGAATTCGCCCGCATCGGCATCGCCAAGTCATTCCAGATCACCAATGTCTTCCCCAAGCTCACGGCCTTCGAGAATGTGCGCGTGGCGGTGCAGGCAAGCCATGTTCGCTTTGGCTTGTGGCGTCCGCGTCAGGCTTACGAGGAAGTGAACCAGCGCGCGCATGAATTGCTGTCCCTTGTCGGCCTGGCACAGCATGCCGACCGCCCGGCGCAGGACATGGCCCATGGCGAACAGCGCGCGCTGGAAATGGGCATGGCCTTGGCCGCCGAGCCGAAGCTGCTGCTGCTGGACGAGCCGACCGCCGGCATGTCGCCGGAAGAAACCCGCACCATGATGGACCTGATCCAGCGCCTGGCCGGCGACCGCACGGTGATCCTGGTGGAACACAAGATGAAGCTGGTGATGGGCATCTGCGAGCGTATCGTGGTACTGCATCATGGCGAGCTGCTGGCCGATGGCACGCCGGCGGAAGTGCAGAACAATGCCGATGTGAAGCGCGTCTATCTCGGCCAGGGCAGGAGCGGTGGCCATGCTGCGGCTTGA
- a CDS encoding ABC transporter ATP-binding protein, producing MLRLENLSAWYGPSHILQGVSLEVGKGEIVTLIGRNGAGKTTTLRTIMGLVAKRQGSVQFDGAEILADPAHRRFHRGLAYVPEERRIVPGLTVEENLRLGIIVAANRAEERRMIDFIAETFPRLKQRLQQEAITMSGGEQQMLAIARAMMAKPKMILLDEPSEGIMPILVDEMFDLFRRMKAEGTTILLVEQNVELALGLSDRAYIMDQGVIVHQDSAANLLADKAMQERYCAV from the coding sequence ATGCTGCGGCTTGAGAATCTCTCGGCCTGGTATGGCCCCAGCCATATCCTGCAGGGTGTCAGCCTGGAAGTTGGCAAGGGCGAAATCGTCACCTTGATTGGCCGCAACGGCGCCGGCAAGACCACCACCCTGCGCACCATCATGGGGCTGGTCGCCAAGCGCCAGGGCAGCGTGCAGTTCGATGGCGCGGAGATATTGGCGGATCCGGCGCATCGCCGCTTCCATCGTGGCCTTGCCTATGTGCCGGAAGAGCGGCGTATCGTGCCGGGCCTGACGGTGGAGGAGAATCTGCGGCTTGGCATCATCGTTGCCGCCAACCGTGCGGAAGAGCGGCGCATGATCGATTTCATCGCCGAAACCTTTCCGCGTCTGAAGCAGCGGCTGCAGCAGGAAGCCATCACCATGTCGGGCGGCGAGCAGCAGATGCTGGCCATTGCCCGCGCCATGATGGCAAAGCCGAAGATGATCCTGCTGGATGAGCCGTCCGAAGGCATCATGCCGATCCTGGTGGACGAGATGTTCGATCTTTTCCGCCGCATGAAGGCGGAAGGCACCACCATTCTGCTGGTGGAGCAGAATGTGGAACTGGCGCTCGGCCTGTCCGACCGCGCCTATATCATGGATCAAGGGGTGATCGTGCATCAGGACAGTGCCGCCAACCTGCTGGCCGACAAGGCGATGCAGGAGCGCTACTGCGCCGTATAG
- a CDS encoding VOC family protein, producing the protein MAIDKLAHYSIRTTDLEASRVFYTEILGFRVGYRPPFDFPGIWLYMGEDEREYGTVHIIGIDPNNPEGLIKYLGDKSLDSLKGTGSVDHIAFNATGLAEMRQKLTSRGMAIRERTVPSLNLHQVFLEDPSGVTIELNYPAAEAA; encoded by the coding sequence ATGGCGATCGACAAACTGGCCCATTACTCCATCCGCACCACGGACCTCGAGGCTTCGCGGGTGTTCTACACCGAGATTCTCGGCTTCCGTGTCGGCTATCGTCCGCCCTTCGATTTCCCAGGTATCTGGCTCTATATGGGAGAGGACGAGCGCGAATACGGCACGGTGCATATCATCGGCATCGATCCGAATAATCCGGAAGGGCTGATCAAGTATCTCGGCGACAAGTCGCTGGACAGCCTCAAGGGCACCGGCAGCGTCGATCATATCGCCTTCAATGCCACCGGCTTGGCCGAAATGCGCCAGAAACTGACCTCGCGCGGCATGGCGATCCGCGAGCGCACCGTGCCGTCGCTGAACCTGCATCAGGTGTTTCTGGAAGACCCCTCCGGCGTCACCATCGAACTGAATTATCCGGCAGCGGAAGCGGCCTAA
- a CDS encoding FAD binding domain-containing protein — translation MRRALIVGGSLGGLFAANLLHRAGWDVLVLERAGEALSGRGAGIVTHPELFDCLRAGGVTVDATIGVSVPGRVTLARDGSVAQTSDLPQVLTAWGRLYHLLKAALPPTLYRFGANLRQITQDESSVTAHLADGSTERADLLVGADGIRSTVRSQYMPEAKPVYAGYIAWRGLTDEAALSPATHAALFERFAFCLPPSEQMLGYPVAGLKDAVLPGQRRFNFVWYRPADEATTLPRMLTDETGRCHMEGIPPGLIRAGLLAEMHQAADDVLAPQFAEVVHKATQPFFQPIFDLEVPSMAAGRVAILGDAAFVVRPHPGMGVTKAGGDAYALMRALQRHDDVATALKSFDAERRRIGAFLVEHARRLGAYMQAQQKTPEERAMAERYRSVAAVMRETAVAPPYPASA, via the coding sequence ATGCGCCGCGCCCTGATCGTCGGCGGCTCGCTTGGCGGGCTGTTCGCCGCCAATCTGCTGCATCGCGCCGGCTGGGATGTGCTGGTGCTTGAACGCGCCGGCGAAGCGCTCTCGGGCCGTGGCGCCGGCATCGTCACTCATCCGGAATTGTTCGATTGCCTGCGCGCCGGCGGCGTCACCGTGGATGCCACCATCGGCGTTTCCGTTCCTGGCCGCGTGACGCTCGCGCGCGACGGCAGCGTGGCCCAGACCAGCGACCTGCCGCAGGTGCTCACCGCCTGGGGCCGGCTGTATCATCTGCTGAAGGCGGCGTTGCCGCCCACGCTCTACCGCTTCGGTGCCAATCTGCGTCAGATTACTCAGGATGAGAGCAGTGTCACCGCCCACCTTGCCGATGGCAGCACTGAGCGCGCCGATCTGCTGGTGGGAGCCGATGGCATCCGTTCGACAGTTCGCTCTCAGTACATGCCTGAGGCGAAACCGGTCTATGCCGGCTATATCGCCTGGCGCGGCCTCACCGACGAGGCCGCCTTGTCTCCGGCCACCCATGCAGCCCTGTTCGAGCGCTTCGCCTTCTGCCTGCCGCCCAGCGAACAGATGCTGGGCTATCCGGTGGCCGGCCTGAAGGATGCCGTATTACCTGGCCAGCGGCGGTTCAATTTCGTCTGGTATCGCCCGGCGGATGAAGCAACGACCTTGCCGCGCATGCTTACCGACGAGACCGGACGCTGCCACATGGAAGGCATTCCACCGGGTCTAATCCGCGCCGGTCTGCTGGCCGAGATGCATCAGGCCGCTGATGATGTGCTGGCGCCGCAATTCGCCGAGGTGGTGCACAAGGCGACGCAGCCTTTCTTCCAGCCGATCTTCGATCTGGAAGTACCGAGCATGGCAGCTGGCCGTGTCGCCATTCTGGGCGATGCTGCCTTCGTTGTCCGGCCACATCCCGGCATGGGCGTCACCAAGGCTGGCGGCGATGCCTATGCGCTGATGCGGGCCTTGCAGCGCCATGACGATGTGGCCACGGCGCTCAAAAGTTTCGATGCCGAGCGGCGCCGTATCGGCGCCTTCCTGGTCGAACATGCCCGCCGGCTCGGCGCCTATATGCAGGCGCAGCAGAAGACGCCAGAGGAGCGCGCCATGGCCGAACGCTACCGCAGCGTGGCGGCGGTGATGCGGGAAACCGCCGTGGCCCCGCCTTATCCGGCTTCCGCTTAG